A genomic region of Synechococcus sp. NOUM97013 contains the following coding sequences:
- a CDS encoding calcium-binding protein, with protein MVGTSGSDSTSNSTAGVIQVNSFQGADTLTLQGVITSAAVGMGGGIDSVTLSGDTLKKKLNITLGDAADTFTLNDSTADSGITVGGQGGADTFTLTNGALTTKSRFAGGQGADTFTVTDLGGASNTLVGGSESDFFNVTTLDGAGNFINGQKGNDIIKIATAISADTTLRGGSEDDTITNSTSTGVAMYGDAGADKITDGAGNATLIGGGGKDTLIGGDGLDTYEGGAGVNRFKVDKDESGLTADSGGNEVVIGDFKAGETITVSKKEIIKDFGAGNLLDTGNAASANATTVAAASGSFAANITYFAFGTYLVDGTFTIAATGDDAIVFVGDAAATTGTGAGALGSDSWLVIDGGAANLTASSFV; from the coding sequence TTGGTCGGAACATCCGGCTCAGATTCCACCTCCAATTCCACTGCTGGAGTCATTCAAGTCAACTCTTTCCAAGGAGCTGACACTTTGACCCTTCAAGGTGTTATTACCTCTGCTGCGGTCGGCATGGGTGGTGGCATTGACAGTGTCACTCTCAGTGGCGACACCCTGAAAAAGAAGCTGAATATCACTCTTGGTGATGCAGCTGACACATTCACGCTTAACGACAGCACTGCAGACTCTGGGATCACCGTTGGCGGTCAAGGAGGAGCTGATACCTTCACCCTTACTAATGGTGCGCTAACAACCAAGAGTCGCTTCGCTGGCGGACAAGGAGCTGACACTTTCACCGTTACCGATCTCGGCGGTGCCTCTAACACTCTGGTTGGCGGCAGCGAAAGTGATTTCTTTAACGTGACCACTCTTGATGGAGCCGGTAACTTCATCAATGGCCAAAAAGGCAACGACATTATCAAAATCGCTACTGCCATCAGTGCAGATACCACCCTGCGTGGCGGTTCTGAGGATGACACAATCACCAACAGCACTAGTACCGGTGTTGCAATGTATGGTGACGCCGGAGCAGACAAAATCACTGATGGCGCTGGCAATGCCACTCTCATCGGTGGTGGTGGCAAAGACACTTTGATCGGTGGTGATGGTCTCGACACTTATGAAGGTGGTGCTGGTGTCAACCGTTTCAAGGTTGACAAAGATGAGTCTGGCTTAACTGCAGATTCAGGCGGCAATGAAGTCGTGATCGGCGATTTCAAAGCTGGAGAAACAATTACAGTTTCTAAGAAAGAAATCATTAAAGATTTCGGTGCGGGCAACCTGCTCGATACTGGCAATGCAGCCTCAGCCAATGCAACTACTGTTGCAGCCGCTAGCGGCTCCTTTGCTGCCAACATCACCTACTTTGCCTTTGGCACTTACCTGGTTGATGGAACCTTCACCATCGCTGCAACAGGTGATGACGCAATTGTTTTCGTTGGCGACGCAGCTGCAACTACTGGCACTGGAGCGGGCGCACTCGGAAGCGATAGCTGGCTTGTGATTGATGGTGGTGCAGCTAATCTGACTGCTTCTAGCTTCGTCTGA
- a CDS encoding HlyD family secretion protein has translation MKSSASHQQQPRHSEPVTSPAEKNNMTPKRFATPIKSAQDFAEGFFKERDTEGEAIQQSPRWMRATTWGLMGTAGFAISWLALATTDEVVTVSGKLEPLGSVQEIQMPVGGIASEILVEDGEEVKAGQVLMQLDAETTQQRLKSLRESQTLKTNQLKLKEIELRQYQLLSDEEIKMLERNLELQEEVLRRYELLNRQGATSELQYLERLNIVAETEGKLKQARVERLRQTSSQKQQIQQLKAELEELQARLTEASVNLRYQALRSPVDGIVFDLKPRGEGYVAQGTETVMKIVPYDTLQAKVEIPSNQIGFVKVGMPADLSIDSFPATDFGVLEGEVKNIGSDALPPSQQENRPEYRYPALIQLDSQQLALKGGKQLPLQVGMSLTSNIKLRKVSYLQLLLGTFQDKLDSLREI, from the coding sequence ATGAAGTCCAGTGCATCCCACCAGCAACAACCAAGGCATTCAGAACCGGTGACGTCTCCAGCTGAAAAAAACAACATGACGCCGAAACGCTTCGCCACCCCGATCAAATCAGCGCAAGATTTTGCTGAAGGATTCTTCAAAGAGCGCGACACCGAGGGAGAAGCGATACAACAATCGCCGCGCTGGATGCGCGCCACCACTTGGGGCTTGATGGGCACAGCGGGATTTGCCATCAGTTGGCTCGCGCTGGCCACGACCGACGAAGTGGTGACCGTCAGCGGAAAATTGGAACCCCTCGGCTCAGTTCAAGAGATCCAGATGCCAGTGGGAGGAATCGCCTCAGAAATCCTGGTGGAAGACGGCGAAGAGGTCAAAGCCGGTCAAGTGTTGATGCAACTGGATGCCGAAACCACCCAACAGCGACTTAAGTCACTGAGGGAAAGCCAGACACTGAAAACCAACCAACTCAAGCTGAAGGAAATCGAACTGAGACAATATCAGCTCCTGAGTGACGAAGAAATTAAAATGCTCGAGCGCAACCTCGAACTTCAAGAAGAAGTGCTGAGACGCTATGAGCTACTCAACCGACAAGGCGCAACTTCAGAACTGCAATACCTTGAGCGCCTCAACATCGTTGCTGAGACAGAGGGCAAATTAAAGCAAGCCCGCGTTGAACGGTTGCGCCAAACCTCCTCGCAGAAACAACAGATTCAGCAATTGAAAGCTGAGCTAGAAGAATTACAAGCTCGTTTAACAGAAGCATCGGTCAATCTGCGCTATCAAGCCCTGCGATCACCCGTGGACGGAATCGTATTTGACCTCAAGCCCAGAGGCGAAGGCTATGTCGCCCAGGGCACGGAGACCGTCATGAAGATCGTGCCCTACGACACACTCCAGGCCAAAGTTGAAATCCCAAGCAATCAGATTGGTTTTGTAAAAGTTGGCATGCCTGCGGATCTGAGCATTGATTCATTCCCTGCCACTGATTTCGGAGTTCTTGAAGGCGAAGTGAAGAACATTGGATCCGATGCACTGCCACCAAGCCAACAGGAGAACCGGCCCGAGTACCGATATCCAGCTCTGATTCAACTGGATAGCCAACAACTTGCTCTCAAGGGCGGCAAACAGCTTCCATTGCAAGTGGGCATGAGCCTCACTTCCAACATTAAATTAAGGAAGGTCAGCTACCTGCAGCTGCTGCTTGGCACGTTCCAAGACAAGCTGGATTCACTACGAGAAATTTGA
- a CDS encoding peptidase domain-containing ABC transporter, which produces MTVSGKIDVLRQIPAFQGCSEETFETLSARSQIVRFGIGQALSSTSLVPERVLLIVSGKARLLGQHNNQLNTLALLGPGNLVGLPSLLRAEGCEEVSASTDLEALALPDALIAEIYAKESSFRVWCNSTVFPAELASLLQTLLDQSERSPYGILDVLREVLPNANALAGSSDAAADIDADQQMFVASANTAAPLNSCIEQSDALPISQGRFNLRLLTLPRLMVEQIVAGRDQPQADQDNNNTPSETGETSPAVQLHSRSSLDLTGKDPRDSVALISAEGPLRESMACFRMLAQIMGLPFRRDSLEKTIRETLGRGKEPSLPMMGQLVAGMGLHASGAKVAPALCTRMNVPCLMSWADGFGVVVRSDANGLLMAHPRLGWLELSPTTIAETAPDGFEVILVDRTSATPDAKFNFAWFLPALQRYRSTLLMVLGSSFVVQLFTLANPLLIQVIIDKVIAQRSLDTLQVLGIALVAVTIFEGLLGSLRTFMFADTTNRIDMRLGAEVIDHLLRLPVGYFDRRPVGELGTRVAELEKIRNFLTGEALTTVIDAAFSVIYIAVMAFYSWLLTLIALIVVPIQVGITLVGAPLFRRQFRQAAEENARTQSHLVEVLTGIQTVKAQNVEMVSRWKWQERYAKYIDRSYEKTITGTALNQTGQVLQKLSQLMVLWVGASLVLDGQLTLGQLIAFRIISGYVTQPLLRLSTIWQRIQELRVSFERLADIVDTPEESTELDKGKIPLPPLHGQVNFEDLQFRFGAGKPQVLKNINLEIPAGTFVGVVGQSGSGKSTLMKLLPRLYSPEEGRILIDGYDIDKVELYSLRRQIGIVPQDPLLFSGSVSDNIALTDPNASGEEIATAAQIACAHEFIMGLSSGYSTELGERGASLSGGQRQRLAIARTLLANPKLLVMDEATSALDYDTERRVCQNLRESLSGCTVFFVTHRLSTVRNADKIVMMHQGAIVEVGSHDELVALQGRYYALLRQQEAG; this is translated from the coding sequence ATGACCGTTTCCGGCAAGATCGATGTGCTGCGGCAGATTCCAGCGTTTCAGGGATGCTCCGAAGAAACGTTTGAGACTCTCAGCGCCCGCAGTCAGATCGTGCGCTTCGGTATCGGTCAAGCCTTAAGCAGCACCAGCCTTGTTCCGGAACGTGTTCTGCTGATTGTGAGCGGCAAAGCGCGCTTGCTCGGTCAGCACAACAATCAACTCAACACCCTCGCACTGCTTGGTCCCGGCAACCTGGTCGGCCTGCCGTCCTTATTAAGAGCGGAGGGCTGCGAAGAAGTCAGCGCCTCCACGGATCTTGAAGCACTGGCCCTGCCTGATGCGCTGATCGCCGAGATCTACGCCAAAGAATCCAGCTTCCGTGTGTGGTGCAACAGCACCGTTTTTCCAGCCGAGCTCGCCTCACTGCTGCAAACATTGCTTGATCAAAGCGAGCGATCGCCCTACGGAATTCTGGATGTCCTGAGGGAAGTGTTGCCGAATGCAAACGCCCTAGCTGGGTCCAGCGATGCCGCTGCAGACATCGACGCCGATCAGCAGATGTTTGTCGCCAGTGCCAATACAGCAGCGCCCCTCAACAGTTGCATTGAGCAATCCGATGCACTGCCGATCAGTCAAGGACGTTTCAACCTCAGGCTGCTGACGCTGCCACGGTTGATGGTGGAGCAGATCGTGGCGGGGAGAGATCAGCCGCAGGCTGATCAAGACAACAACAACACCCCGTCTGAAACGGGTGAGACCTCCCCCGCTGTTCAGCTTCACAGTCGCTCCAGCCTCGATCTCACCGGGAAGGACCCCCGGGATTCCGTTGCCTTAATTAGTGCAGAGGGCCCGCTCAGGGAAAGCATGGCCTGTTTCCGGATGCTGGCCCAAATCATGGGCTTGCCGTTCCGGCGCGATTCCCTGGAAAAAACCATCCGGGAAACGCTCGGACGCGGCAAAGAACCGAGCCTGCCGATGATGGGTCAGCTGGTTGCGGGCATGGGACTGCACGCCTCGGGCGCAAAAGTTGCCCCTGCGCTCTGCACCCGCATGAATGTGCCCTGCTTGATGAGCTGGGCTGACGGCTTCGGGGTCGTGGTGCGCAGCGATGCCAACGGCCTGCTGATGGCGCATCCCAGGCTCGGCTGGCTGGAGCTCAGCCCCACAACAATCGCCGAAACGGCGCCCGATGGTTTCGAGGTGATTTTGGTGGACCGCACCAGCGCCACGCCAGACGCCAAGTTCAACTTCGCGTGGTTCCTGCCGGCGCTCCAGCGCTACCGCTCCACCTTGCTGATGGTGCTCGGCTCATCCTTTGTGGTGCAGCTATTCACTCTGGCCAATCCACTGCTGATCCAGGTGATCATCGACAAAGTGATCGCTCAGCGCAGCCTAGACACACTGCAAGTTCTGGGTATCGCCCTGGTGGCCGTGACCATTTTTGAAGGGTTGCTGGGAAGCCTGCGCACGTTCATGTTCGCTGACACCACCAACCGCATCGACATGCGCCTTGGCGCTGAGGTGATCGATCATCTGCTGCGACTGCCGGTTGGCTACTTCGACCGTCGACCCGTTGGTGAGTTGGGCACACGGGTGGCCGAACTAGAGAAGATCCGCAACTTCCTCACAGGTGAAGCGCTCACCACCGTGATCGACGCCGCTTTCTCGGTGATTTACATCGCTGTGATGGCGTTCTACAGCTGGTTGCTCACCTTGATCGCCTTGATCGTGGTGCCGATCCAAGTAGGGATCACCCTGGTGGGTGCACCACTGTTCCGCAGGCAGTTCCGCCAAGCCGCTGAAGAAAATGCCCGCACCCAGTCGCACTTGGTAGAGGTGCTCACAGGCATCCAAACGGTTAAGGCTCAAAACGTGGAGATGGTGAGCCGCTGGAAGTGGCAGGAGCGCTACGCCAAATACATCGACCGTAGTTATGAAAAAACCATCACCGGCACCGCTCTCAATCAGACCGGGCAAGTGCTGCAAAAGCTGTCCCAGCTGATGGTGCTTTGGGTGGGCGCCAGCTTGGTGCTGGATGGTCAGCTCACCCTTGGCCAGCTGATCGCCTTCCGCATCATCAGTGGCTATGTCACCCAGCCGTTGCTGCGGTTGTCCACGATCTGGCAACGCATCCAAGAGCTGCGCGTGAGCTTCGAACGCTTGGCCGACATCGTGGACACGCCTGAGGAATCCACTGAACTGGACAAAGGCAAGATCCCTCTGCCGCCCCTGCATGGCCAGGTGAACTTTGAAGATCTGCAGTTCCGCTTCGGGGCCGGCAAACCTCAGGTGCTGAAAAACATCAACCTCGAGATCCCCGCTGGCACCTTCGTGGGTGTGGTGGGTCAGAGCGGCAGCGGAAAGAGCACCCTGATGAAATTGCTACCCCGGCTCTACTCACCGGAAGAGGGCCGGATTCTGATCGACGGCTACGACATCGACAAAGTGGAGCTGTATTCCCTGCGACGCCAAATCGGCATCGTGCCCCAGGATCCACTGCTGTTCTCCGGCAGTGTGAGCGACAACATCGCCCTCACCGACCCCAACGCCAGCGGAGAGGAGATTGCCACAGCTGCGCAAATTGCCTGCGCCCATGAATTCATCATGGGATTGTCATCGGGTTACAGCACCGAACTGGGGGAGCGCGGCGCCAGCCTCTCCGGTGGTCAACGTCAACGCCTGGCCATTGCACGCACGTTGCTGGCCAACCCCAAGTTGCTGGTGATGGATGAAGCCACCAGTGCACTCGACTACGACACCGAACGGCGGGTTTGCCAAAACCTTCGCGAATCACTGAGCGGCTGCACCGTCTTTTTCGTGACCCACCGTCTTTCCACAGTGCGCAATGCCGACAAGATCGTGATGATGCATCAGGGCGCCATCGTGGAAGTGGGCAGCCACGACGAACTCGTTGCCCTGCAAGGGCGCTATTACGCCTTGCTGCGCCAACAGGAGGCCGGCTGA
- a CDS encoding peptidylprolyl isomerase — MSTPSFHDLTPETKALLSRHNLLKAWVRAEVTATAVQSVALPPEQCAELWSAYLQKQNIQDDVALDQHLQAIGLSAEDLHWQLELPLRVRLYSQEHFQHKAEARFLARKEQLDQVVYSLLRVKDGFLARELYLRIAGQEANFADLAAQYSQGPEAKTKGIVGPVPMRQAHPALSERLRTSQPGQLLEPFNIEQWWLVARLERYEAARFDAATAEQMTTELFQEWIQEEMLCKLARL; from the coding sequence ATGAGCACTCCCTCCTTTCACGATCTCACTCCGGAAACAAAGGCTCTGCTGAGCCGGCACAATCTGCTGAAGGCATGGGTGCGTGCTGAGGTGACAGCAACGGCGGTGCAATCGGTTGCTCTGCCTCCTGAGCAATGTGCGGAACTCTGGAGCGCTTACCTCCAAAAGCAGAACATCCAGGATGATGTTGCCCTGGACCAGCACCTCCAGGCCATCGGCCTGAGCGCTGAGGATTTGCACTGGCAATTGGAGTTGCCCCTGCGCGTCCGCCTCTACAGCCAGGAGCATTTCCAACACAAAGCCGAGGCGCGCTTTCTGGCCCGCAAAGAACAACTCGACCAGGTGGTGTACAGCTTGCTGCGGGTGAAGGATGGTTTCCTAGCTCGCGAGCTCTATCTACGCATTGCCGGCCAGGAAGCCAACTTCGCGGATCTGGCGGCGCAATACAGCCAGGGCCCAGAAGCCAAAACCAAAGGAATCGTGGGGCCGGTGCCGATGCGACAGGCCCACCCCGCTCTAAGCGAACGGCTACGCACCAGCCAACCGGGACAACTGCTGGAGCCCTTCAACATTGAGCAATGGTGGCTGGTGGCACGACTGGAGCGTTACGAAGCCGCTCGCTTCGACGCGGCCACCGCTGAGCAAATGACGACCGAATTGTTCCAGGAGTGGATCCAAGAAGAAATGCTCTGTAAGCTGGCTCGACTTTGA
- a CDS encoding ABC transporter ATP-binding protein has protein sequence MADPITIQAQQLSKCYRVFSSPRARLAQGLWRGKRNFFEPFWALKDVSFALEAGQTMGVVGRNGSGKSTLLQLLCGTLTPTSGTVTIEGRVAALLELGSGFNPEFTGLENIYLNAALLGLSQDETDANLDAILAFADIGDFVHQPVKTYSSGMALRLAFAVQANIQPDVLVVDEALAVGDEFFQRKCFKHLEALKANGTSILLVTHNCGQILQHCDQAMLLHKGQLEFLGRPKSITTIYQRLINTGDADWRSQAQKLFVQLEANADQPDPEREANAAPSTSGESSGYDPNLKPESRMAYPSRGLRIETMQTLDAAGQRCNVLHQGEGFSVILHYNADEAVENLELACSITDKAGQLITGQRFPELGQSLAPLKAGTRFSCRFRFEGSLQPGLYFVNAGAWNCPEKIYLHRIIDGCALRVLMPRTTNFGFGLVDLSSSAPELSVCENAAANDLEP, from the coding sequence ATGGCTGACCCGATCACGATCCAAGCCCAGCAGCTCAGCAAGTGCTACCGCGTGTTTTCTTCACCGCGCGCTCGCCTCGCTCAGGGCTTGTGGCGAGGAAAGCGCAACTTCTTTGAACCCTTCTGGGCCCTCAAGGATGTGAGCTTCGCCTTGGAAGCGGGGCAAACCATGGGTGTGGTGGGCCGCAACGGCTCCGGCAAGAGCACGCTGCTGCAACTGCTCTGCGGCACACTCACGCCCACCAGTGGCACCGTGACGATCGAAGGGCGCGTGGCGGCACTGCTGGAACTGGGCAGCGGGTTCAACCCGGAGTTCACCGGCCTCGAAAACATCTATCTCAACGCGGCACTGCTGGGCCTAAGCCAAGACGAGACGGACGCCAACCTGGACGCCATCCTTGCCTTCGCGGACATCGGTGACTTCGTTCACCAACCGGTGAAGACCTACTCCAGTGGCATGGCGCTGCGGCTGGCCTTTGCGGTGCAAGCCAACATTCAGCCGGATGTGCTGGTGGTGGATGAAGCGCTGGCCGTCGGCGATGAATTCTTCCAACGCAAATGCTTCAAACACCTGGAGGCGCTCAAGGCCAATGGCACCTCCATCCTGTTGGTGACCCACAACTGCGGCCAGATCCTGCAGCACTGCGATCAGGCCATGCTGCTGCACAAAGGCCAGCTGGAATTTCTTGGCCGGCCCAAAAGCATCACCACCATCTATCAACGGCTGATCAACACCGGTGACGCGGACTGGCGCAGCCAAGCCCAGAAACTGTTTGTGCAACTGGAAGCCAATGCCGATCAACCGGATCCCGAACGCGAAGCGAACGCTGCACCCTCCACCAGTGGCGAGAGCAGCGGTTACGACCCGAACCTGAAACCGGAAAGCCGAATGGCCTATCCCAGCCGAGGCCTCAGGATCGAGACCATGCAGACCCTGGATGCCGCAGGCCAACGCTGCAACGTGCTTCACCAAGGTGAAGGCTTCAGCGTGATCCTTCACTACAACGCTGATGAAGCGGTGGAGAATCTGGAGCTGGCTTGCAGCATCACCGACAAAGCCGGCCAGTTGATCACCGGCCAACGCTTCCCGGAGCTAGGCCAAAGCCTCGCGCCTCTTAAAGCGGGCACGCGCTTTAGCTGCCGCTTTCGCTTTGAAGGCAGCCTCCAGCCGGGGCTCTATTTCGTCAACGCAGGCGCGTGGAACTGCCCAGAAAAAATCTATCTACACCGCATCATCGATGGATGCGCACTGCGGGTTCTGATGCCCCGCACAACCAACTTCGGTTTCGGACTGGTGGATCTCTCCAGCAGCGCGCCGGAACTCAGCGTGTGTGAGAACGCTGCTGCCAACGACCTGGAGCCATAG
- a CDS encoding ABC transporter permease — protein MQRSLQAFGALTRNPTILWRLTEREVASRYRGSLLGWGWTLLNPLLMLAVYTFVFSTVFKARWPDLQDAGPIGFAINLFAGLIVYSLFAECIGKAPTLVLSQPSYVTKVIFPLELLSAVAVAAAAFHACTSLVVLGLFELIAQGSIPLTALWLPVVWLPLLLGCLGLCWLLSALGVYLRDLPQLVNVGLSVLMFLSAIFYPVSALPERWQPVLSLNPLVLVIEQTRAVMVSGQGPSPLYLGLGLPLSVVLCEVCFRLFQKARRGFADVM, from the coding sequence ATGCAGCGATCACTCCAGGCCTTCGGCGCCCTCACCCGCAATCCCACCATCCTTTGGCGTCTGACCGAACGCGAAGTCGCCTCCCGCTACCGGGGATCGTTGCTGGGCTGGGGATGGACCCTGCTCAACCCGCTGCTGATGCTGGCGGTGTACACGTTTGTGTTCTCCACGGTATTCAAAGCACGCTGGCCCGACCTGCAGGACGCAGGGCCGATCGGCTTTGCCATCAATCTGTTCGCCGGCTTGATCGTTTACAGCCTGTTTGCGGAATGCATCGGCAAGGCGCCCACCCTGGTGCTAAGCCAACCGAGCTACGTCACCAAGGTGATCTTCCCGCTCGAACTGCTCAGTGCCGTGGCTGTGGCAGCGGCCGCGTTTCACGCCTGCACCAGTCTGGTGGTGCTGGGGCTGTTCGAACTAATTGCGCAAGGATCCATTCCGCTCACTGCGCTTTGGCTGCCGGTGGTGTGGTTGCCCTTGCTGCTGGGATGCCTGGGGCTGTGCTGGTTGCTCTCAGCATTGGGCGTCTACCTACGCGACCTGCCTCAGCTGGTGAATGTGGGCTTGAGTGTGTTGATGTTCTTAAGCGCGATTTTTTATCCGGTGTCGGCCCTACCCGAACGCTGGCAGCCCGTGCTGAGCTTGAACCCGCTGGTGCTGGTGATCGAGCAAACACGGGCCGTGATGGTGAGCGGTCAAGGACCATCACCGCTCTATCTCGGCCTGGGCTTGCCCCTCAGCGTTGTGCTGTGTGAAGTGTGCTTCCGGCTCTTCCAGAAAGCACGCCGCGGCTTTGCAGATGTGATGTGA
- the rfbA gene encoding glucose-1-phosphate thymidylyltransferase RfbA, translating to MPSGWVQQRKGIILAGGSGTRLHPITLAVSKQLLPVFDKPMIYYPLSTLMLAGIREVLIITTPHDRAAFERLLGDGSAWGMEISYAIQPSPDGLAQAFLIGADFLAGAPAALVLGDNLFHGGELVPQLLQSAGRDDGATVFAYPVRDPERYGVVEFAPDGRVISIEEKPAQPKSRYAVTGLYFYDASVVERARRVVPSGRGELEITDLNRQYLEEGLLQVQLMGRGMAWLDTGTCDSLQEAGSYIRTLEHRQSLKVGCPEEVAWRKGWIGDQQLQELAAPLRKSGYGDYLLQLMEHPDAG from the coding sequence GTGCCGAGTGGATGGGTGCAGCAGCGCAAGGGAATCATTCTCGCTGGGGGCAGTGGCACGCGCCTGCATCCCATCACGCTCGCCGTCAGCAAACAGCTGCTGCCGGTGTTCGATAAACCGATGATCTATTACCCGCTCAGCACCCTGATGCTGGCTGGGATCCGTGAGGTCTTGATCATCACCACGCCCCACGATCGGGCGGCCTTTGAACGCTTGCTGGGTGACGGCAGTGCCTGGGGGATGGAGATCAGCTATGCCATTCAGCCCAGTCCAGATGGCTTGGCCCAGGCCTTTTTGATCGGGGCTGATTTCTTGGCCGGAGCCCCGGCAGCCCTGGTGCTGGGGGACAACCTCTTCCATGGCGGTGAGCTCGTGCCGCAACTGCTGCAGAGCGCTGGTCGGGACGATGGCGCCACGGTGTTCGCCTATCCGGTGCGTGATCCGGAGCGCTACGGGGTGGTGGAGTTCGCTCCCGATGGCCGGGTGATCAGCATTGAGGAAAAGCCCGCTCAGCCGAAATCGCGTTATGCGGTCACCGGTCTGTACTTCTACGACGCGTCTGTAGTGGAGCGGGCTCGGCGGGTGGTGCCGTCGGGGCGCGGTGAGCTGGAGATCACCGATCTCAACCGTCAGTATCTGGAGGAAGGTCTGTTGCAGGTGCAACTGATGGGCCGTGGCATGGCCTGGCTCGACACCGGCACCTGTGATTCCCTCCAGGAGGCCGGCAGCTACATCCGCACCCTGGAACACCGGCAAAGTCTCAAGGTGGGCTGCCCGGAGGAGGTGGCCTGGCGCAAGGGTTGGATTGGTGACCAGCAACTCCAGGAGCTGGCCGCACCCTTGCGCAAGAGTGGTTACGGCGACTATCTGCTCCAATTAATGGAGCATCCCGATGCAGGCTGA
- the rfbC gene encoding dTDP-4-dehydrorhamnose 3,5-epimerase has protein sequence MQAERLKTNSGATLCGPLLITPKVFGDDRGFFFESWNQAAFAAALEEDGQPVPVFVQDNHSRSSRGVLRGLHYQLPPHPQGKLVRCVLGEIFDVAVDLRRSSATFGQWVGAHLTAENHQQLWVPAGFGHGFLTLSAHAEVLYKTTDFWSRECEQAVRWDDPDLAIAWPALDGAEAGAMPLLSAKDADAPLLKNQSCVF, from the coding sequence ATGCAGGCTGAACGGCTCAAGACAAACTCCGGTGCAACGCTCTGCGGTCCTCTGCTGATCACCCCCAAGGTGTTTGGTGACGATCGCGGCTTCTTTTTCGAGAGTTGGAACCAGGCTGCTTTCGCCGCTGCGCTGGAGGAAGACGGCCAGCCGGTGCCTGTCTTCGTGCAGGACAATCACTCTCGCTCCAGCCGTGGCGTGCTGCGGGGCCTGCATTACCAATTGCCGCCCCACCCCCAAGGCAAGCTCGTGCGCTGCGTGTTAGGCGAGATTTTTGATGTGGCCGTGGATCTGCGCCGCAGTTCAGCCACCTTTGGCCAGTGGGTCGGTGCCCATCTCACTGCTGAGAACCATCAGCAGCTCTGGGTGCCTGCCGGTTTCGGCCATGGCTTTCTCACCCTGAGTGCCCATGCTGAGGTGCTCTACAAGACCACCGATTTCTGGAGCCGCGAGTGCGAGCAAGCGGTGCGCTGGGATGATCCCGATCTGGCGATTGCTTGGCCTGCTCTGGACGGTGCCGAGGCTGGTGCCATGCCGCTTCTGTCTGCCAAAGATGCAGACGCTCCCTTGCTGAAGAACCAGTCATGCGTGTTCTGA
- the rfbD gene encoding dTDP-4-dehydrorhamnose reductase yields the protein MRVLITGAAGQLGQELQRQCPPSVQLLAMAREQLDLADSAACRAAVETHRPDWVISAGAYTAVDRAEAEPELAHRVNAEAPGAFAAALAQTGGSLLQVSTDFVFNGAQGTPYRPDQPVDPLGVYGCTKAAGEQAAAEALPADRLCILRTSWVYGPVGKNFLLTMLKLHAIKAAAGEPLRVVADQVGCPTSTSTLAEACWAVVAQGASGIHHCSDAGAASWFDFAVAIGEIAQASGRLSQVAVVEPITTADYPTPASRPGYSLLDCSLTRSALGLSARHWRQALAAVIDQLP from the coding sequence ATGCGTGTTCTGATTACCGGCGCGGCCGGTCAGTTGGGTCAGGAGCTGCAGCGTCAGTGCCCGCCTTCGGTGCAGCTGCTGGCCATGGCTCGCGAGCAACTTGATCTCGCCGACTCCGCTGCTTGCCGCGCGGCCGTTGAGACGCATCGGCCCGACTGGGTGATCAGCGCCGGGGCTTACACCGCGGTGGATCGCGCGGAAGCAGAGCCGGAGCTGGCCCATCGGGTGAATGCTGAAGCGCCCGGCGCCTTCGCGGCGGCGCTCGCCCAGACCGGGGGCTCGCTGTTGCAAGTGAGCACGGATTTTGTGTTCAACGGGGCTCAAGGAACGCCCTACCGCCCTGATCAACCTGTTGACCCCCTGGGCGTGTACGGCTGCACCAAAGCCGCTGGCGAGCAGGCTGCTGCCGAAGCACTGCCGGCTGATCGGCTCTGCATCCTGCGCACCAGTTGGGTGTATGGGCCGGTGGGTAAAAACTTCCTGCTGACCATGCTGAAGTTGCATGCCATCAAGGCTGCGGCAGGTGAGCCCCTGCGGGTTGTGGCCGATCAGGTGGGCTGTCCGACGAGCACCAGCACCCTGGCCGAGGCCTGCTGGGCCGTTGTTGCACAAGGGGCTTCTGGCATCCATCACTGCAGCGACGCTGGTGCGGCCAGTTGGTTCGACTTTGCTGTGGCGATTGGGGAGATCGCTCAGGCATCAGGGCGCCTGAGCCAAGTAGCCGTGGTGGAGCCGATCACCACCGCCGACTACCCCACGCCGGCAAGCCGTCCTGGCTACTCCTTGCTCGATTGCAGCCTTACTCGATCAGCGTTGGGATTGTCTGCACGCCACTGGCGTCAGGCCCTCGCTGCCGTGATCGATCAACTCCCCTGA